In the genome of Monodelphis domestica isolate mMonDom1 chromosome 2, mMonDom1.pri, whole genome shotgun sequence, one region contains:
- the DUSP14 gene encoding dual specificity protein phosphatase 14 gives MSSRGHSTLPRTLMAPRMISEGELGGIAQITSSLYLGRGSVASNRHLLQARGITCIVNATIEIPNFNWPQFEYVKVPLADMPHAPIGLYFDSVADKIHSVSRKHGATLVHCAAGVSRSATLCLAYLMKYHSVCLLEAYNWVKARRPVIRPNVGFWRQLIDYERQLFGKSTVKMVQTPYGIVPDVYEKESRHLMPYWGI, from the coding sequence ATGAGCTCCAGAGGTCATAGCACACTACCACGGACTCTGATGGCCCCTCGAATGATTTCCGAGGGAGAGCTCGGAGGCATCGCCCAGATCACGTCTTCTCTCTACCTGGGCAGGGGCAGCGTCGCTTCCAACCGCCACCTCCTCCAGGCCCGAGGGATCACCTGCATCGTCAATGCCACCATCGAAATCCCCAATTTCAACTGGCCTCAGTTTGAATATGTCAAAGTGCCTCTGGCCGACATGCCCCACGCCCCCATCGGGCTGTACTTTGACAGCGTGGCTGACAAGATCCACAGCGTGAGCCGCAAGCATGGGGCGACCCTGGTGCACTGTGCGGCCGGCGTGAGCCGCTCTGCTACTCTCTGCCTCGCTTACCTGATGAAGTACCACAGCGTGTGCCTGTTGGAGGCATACAACTGGGTCAAAGCCCGGAGGCCCGTAATTAGGCCTAACGTGGGGTTCTGGAGGCAGCTGATAGACTACGAGCGTCAGCTCTTTGGGAAGTCCACAGTTAAAATGGTACAGACGCCTTATGGCATTGTCCCAGACGTTTATGAGAAAGAGTCTCGACACCTGATGCCTTACTGGGGGATTTAG